In the Paenibacillus sp. FSL H7-0357 genome, one interval contains:
- a CDS encoding YheC/YheD family endospore coat-associated protein gives MGQKLVGILLNAAMHRGVPRLKTGQESLESYEEAAAAYGLTPCFLKLSDIDTESGYSIAYIKGVQGYRRAVIPTPGVIHNRAIYSQDSSGIERLLRQGLLIYNTCNRYGKEQIHGLLEQNEGLQSYLPVTTAGLPGLKEMMDLYPDLILKPCRGSIGKGVMRLTHYSGRSWTWSYLPSRSSRWVSTFVDQDALPRMLRARLAAESYLVQERIPLAEIGGRPFDLRVTVQRGWGGTWQVTGMFAKLAAPGGFVSNIARGGEALSASYVLDQAFPGEAAAYLRMTVQTLSLAIARELEHSLPGLADIGLDIGITRNRRIYFIECNGRDQRYGFLKAGLRGTWKESYRRPMAYARFLLEDASRYNSY, from the coding sequence ATGGGGCAAAAGCTCGTGGGAATACTGCTAAATGCCGCTATGCACCGGGGCGTTCCCCGGTTAAAAACGGGACAGGAGTCGCTGGAGAGCTATGAGGAGGCGGCTGCCGCATACGGATTGACCCCCTGCTTTTTGAAGCTGTCCGACATTGATACGGAATCCGGATACAGCATCGCTTATATCAAGGGGGTCCAGGGATATCGCAGAGCCGTAATCCCCACACCGGGTGTAATCCATAACCGGGCAATTTACAGCCAGGACAGCAGCGGAATCGAGCGGCTGCTCCGGCAGGGCCTTTTGATATACAACACATGCAACCGTTACGGGAAAGAACAGATTCACGGGCTGCTGGAACAAAACGAAGGCCTGCAGAGCTATCTGCCCGTTACAACAGCGGGGCTCCCGGGTCTGAAGGAGATGATGGACCTGTACCCCGACCTCATCCTCAAACCGTGCCGCGGCAGTATCGGCAAAGGGGTGATGCGTCTTACTCACTACAGCGGACGGAGCTGGACCTGGAGTTATCTGCCTTCACGTTCTAGCCGATGGGTAAGCACCTTCGTGGATCAGGATGCTTTGCCAAGGATGCTTCGGGCGCGTCTCGCCGCTGAATCCTATCTGGTACAGGAACGTATCCCGCTGGCTGAAATCGGCGGACGCCCCTTCGATCTCCGGGTCACGGTGCAACGCGGCTGGGGAGGAACTTGGCAGGTGACCGGCATGTTTGCGAAGCTGGCCGCTCCTGGCGGGTTTGTATCCAATATCGCACGGGGAGGCGAAGCGCTCAGCGCCTCATATGTGCTGGATCAGGCCTTCCCGGGGGAAGCAGCAGCATACCTTCGAATGACAGTGCAGACTCTCAGCCTCGCCATCGCACGCGAGCTGGAGCACAGTCTTCCCGGGCTTGCCGACATCGGGCTGGATATCGGCATCACCCGGAACAGACGGATTTACTTCATTGAATGCAATGGCCGTGACCAGCGTTATGGCTTCCTCAAGGCAGGACTCAGAGGAACCTGGAAAGAAAGCTACCGCAGGCCAATGGCTTACGCCCGCTTCCTGCTCGAAGACGCCTCCCGGTATAACTCTTATTGA